In one window of Catellicoccus marimammalium M35/04/3 DNA:
- a CDS encoding exonuclease domain-containing protein yields MKKTYAIIDIETTNSSFKKGKMIQFACALVQKDKVIQRFNTFINPETPIHEGITQLTGITEEMVKDAPYFCDVASILHDLLTDCTLVAHNAQFDVNFLNMQFEQEGLTPLSCPVIDTVQLAEVLFPTVEGYRLQNLAKELKLTHCHAHRADSDVEATVELFLALKTKWQSLPAHIQKRVVRYADCFYENTGEFFADFISLEKELDPKYIKIGIFSLLRKEKEDDTLSFAEVGQQKTIGIELPQKDRFFAYEEMKKKKKNSLCLIPKYEYQRWTEKGYEVWDCASEYIDLELFQNHWDESNSDEVRRLQIKLLIWLTETKTGCFHELRLKIRPNFFQQIAHRGLSFLQKRKRTYSYDFLVRQEERIKHQAHIIMTQERFLEYEEEENPIRNTLYVDEATYFSFLLEENTKEYLSLQKFKHWQQQLTKEDFASKIEFPSEKQTRQWNSYLPFLKKKTVFFYQKWKEYYQTGDLKKLPSIEKMKNQLQQYITILNKGIQYVQKSQNRKREKKEIESFFIELIQWADYLYVYLESENMGIKTGIDDKEHPYLFRDKKREWEFYIHIQEVGTIYLVDECLIQEGKSYYPLDYCFYWKEETNIQKQEKEVILYDQLSSLSTNEFVYAYVNQQGIYSINKWLSQGQRVYLPFTTSFYYAFLFQNIKITLMNTISLTLWQEIFLEKLHRKDCLIERSSFPREK; encoded by the coding sequence GTGAAGAAAACGTATGCGATTATTGATATCGAGACAACGAATTCAAGTTTTAAAAAAGGAAAGATGATCCAATTTGCTTGTGCATTGGTTCAAAAAGACAAAGTAATTCAACGTTTTAATACGTTTATTAATCCAGAAACGCCTATTCATGAAGGAATTACTCAATTAACGGGAATTACAGAAGAAATGGTAAAAGATGCTCCTTATTTTTGTGATGTAGCTTCCATTTTACATGATTTATTGACTGATTGTACTTTAGTCGCACATAATGCACAATTCGATGTTAATTTTTTAAATATGCAATTTGAGCAAGAAGGATTGACTCCTCTTTCTTGCCCTGTCATAGATACTGTGCAGTTAGCAGAGGTATTATTTCCAACCGTAGAAGGATATCGATTACAAAATTTAGCTAAAGAATTGAAACTGACTCATTGTCATGCGCATCGAGCAGATAGTGATGTTGAAGCAACAGTTGAACTTTTTTTGGCGCTAAAAACAAAGTGGCAGAGTTTACCTGCACATATTCAAAAACGAGTCGTACGTTATGCGGATTGTTTTTATGAGAATACAGGAGAATTTTTTGCCGATTTCATATCCTTGGAAAAGGAACTTGATCCTAAATATATTAAAATTGGCATCTTTTCTTTATTACGTAAAGAAAAAGAAGATGACACATTATCATTTGCTGAAGTAGGTCAACAAAAAACGATAGGTATAGAATTGCCACAAAAAGATCGTTTTTTTGCTTATGAAGAAATGAAAAAAAAGAAAAAAAATAGTTTATGTTTAATTCCTAAATATGAGTATCAACGTTGGACGGAAAAAGGGTATGAAGTTTGGGATTGTGCTTCTGAATATATTGATTTGGAATTATTTCAAAATCATTGGGACGAGTCAAATTCAGATGAGGTCCGTAGATTACAAATTAAATTATTGATTTGGTTAACAGAGACAAAGACAGGATGTTTTCATGAATTAAGATTGAAAATTCGTCCTAATTTTTTCCAACAAATCGCTCATAGGGGACTATCTTTTTTACAAAAAAGAAAAAGAACCTATTCTTATGATTTTTTAGTTCGTCAAGAGGAAAGAATAAAACATCAAGCACATATTATAATGACTCAAGAACGTTTTTTAGAATATGAAGAAGAAGAAAATCCAATTCGAAATACGTTATATGTGGATGAAGCTACTTATTTTTCTTTTTTATTAGAAGAAAATACAAAAGAATATTTATCTCTACAAAAGTTTAAGCATTGGCAACAGCAATTAACGAAAGAAGATTTTGCAAGTAAAATTGAATTTCCTTCTGAAAAGCAAACTCGACAATGGAATTCTTATTTACCTTTTTTAAAGAAAAAAACGGTCTTTTTCTATCAAAAATGGAAAGAATACTATCAAACAGGAGATTTGAAGAAATTACCATCGATTGAGAAAATGAAAAATCAATTACAGCAATATATCACAATTTTGAACAAAGGAATTCAATATGTACAAAAGAGTCAAAATCGAAAACGTGAGAAAAAAGAAATTGAATCTTTTTTTATCGAACTAATTCAATGGGCAGATTATTTATATGTATATCTAGAATCAGAAAATATGGGAATAAAAACAGGAATAGATGACAAAGAGCATCCTTATCTTTTCCGAGATAAAAAACGAGAATGGGAGTTTTATATCCATATCCAGGAAGTAGGAACTATTTATTTAGTTGACGAATGTTTAATCCAAGAAGGGAAAAGCTATTATCCTTTAGATTATTGTTTTTATTGGAAAGAGGAAACAAACATTCAAAAACAAGAGAAAGAAGTAATTTTATATGATCAACTTTCTTCTTTATCGACGAATGAATTCGTTTATGCTTATGTAAATCAACAAGGAATTTACAGTATTAATAAATGGTTATCTCAAGGACAAAGAGTATATCTTCCTTTTACAACAAGTTTTTATTATGCGTTCTTATTCCAAAATATAAAGATTACTTTGATGAATACTATTTCGCTAACTCTTTGGCAAGAGATATTTTTAGAAAAATTACATCGAAAAGATTGCCTTATTGAAAGAAGTTCTTTTCCTAGAGAAAAATGA
- a CDS encoding chloride channel protein, with protein sequence MKEHSIHATVYYVLKWLVISFILAILCGSIISIYILAINKGEQVRALHPIMILGLPFVGAAVTYMYQYFHLTSQVGNKLLIAKANGSEEKIPFRAIPVSMLGTIASHWFGASIGREDIATQLAGGMIDQVDQHFYFRFTDIEKQWLITCGLGAGFACTFGTPVAGTLFALEISKARSFRLDAIYPVFMTSLLSYWVTTCFDLHQRGVFSVTGYPKEELMTFVWLFIISILFACIGRCYRFGISLVQKSMQTWIKNPVWITFLGGLCVVILTLIFHNIEYLGLSSAMQKEAIDGTPSPFGFFWKLLYTMICVGTGFRGGTLTPLFDIGSNFGHFLSRWVPFDASFISALGFLGVFAAATNTPLTCFILGIELFGGKGAIFFFFVTITSYICSGKYSVFTQK encoded by the coding sequence ATGAAAGAACATTCAATTCATGCAACAGTATATTATGTCTTAAAATGGCTAGTAATTTCTTTTATTTTAGCCATTTTATGTGGGAGTATTATTTCCATTTATATTTTAGCGATTAATAAAGGAGAGCAAGTCCGAGCCTTGCATCCAATAATGATTTTAGGCTTACCTTTTGTTGGTGCAGCGGTAACTTATATGTATCAATATTTTCATTTAACAAGTCAAGTAGGAAATAAATTATTAATTGCCAAAGCCAATGGATCTGAAGAAAAAATTCCTTTTCGAGCAATTCCTGTATCCATGTTAGGTACGATTGCTTCTCATTGGTTTGGAGCCTCAATCGGTCGAGAAGACATTGCGACTCAATTAGCAGGTGGAATGATTGATCAAGTAGATCAGCATTTCTATTTTCGATTTACAGACATAGAAAAACAATGGTTAATTACTTGTGGATTAGGAGCAGGGTTTGCTTGTACCTTTGGCACTCCTGTCGCAGGAACATTGTTTGCTTTAGAAATTTCAAAAGCTCGCTCTTTTCGCTTAGATGCAATTTATCCTGTATTTATGACGTCTCTATTATCTTATTGGGTGACGACTTGTTTTGACTTACATCAAAGAGGAGTTTTTTCTGTGACTGGTTATCCAAAAGAAGAATTAATGACTTTTGTGTGGTTATTTATCATTAGTATTCTTTTTGCTTGTATCGGTCGTTGTTACCGTTTTGGTATTTCTTTAGTGCAAAAGTCAATGCAAACTTGGATTAAAAATCCTGTTTGGATTACTTTTTTAGGAGGATTATGTGTTGTCATTTTAACTTTGATTTTTCATAATATAGAATATTTAGGGTTAAGTTCGGCGATGCAAAAGGAAGCTATTGATGGTACTCCATCTCCATTTGGGTTTTTTTGGAAACTACTCTATACTATGATATGTGTAGGAACAGGATTTCGTGGGGGAACCTTAACGCCTTTATTTGATATTGGCTCCAATTTTGGACATTTTCTTAGCCGTTGGGTTCCATTTGATGCCAGTTTCATTTCTGCACTAGGATTTTTAGGAGTTTTTGCGGCAGCAACAAATACTCCGTTAACTTGTTTTATTTTAGGAATTGAATTATTTGGTGGGAAAGGAGCAATTTTCTTTTTCTTTGTCACCATTACTAGCTATATTTGCTCTGGGAAATATAGTGTCTTTACACAAAAGTAA
- the addA gene encoding helicase-exonuclease AddAB subunit AddA: MAEVHYTEEQKRIIEHEGNNLLVSASAGSGKTMVLIEHILFLIQEKKVSLDQLLVVTFTNDAANEMKQRLKSLLQKAIQKEKEKEQKRWLQDQLVKLPSAMICTIDSFCLQVLQKYYYLLELDPKIQLLTEKVEQMEMQEETFDTWFEEQVRLQKHPLLFQQFQDLAALQRVFVMANQELDATADEEALYQQWLYWFDHKEEYYQQKLLSIAKEMSFFLSDNAFAIEGTSFFEKGTEIYQQFCQALEGKQAWSEVPKGLRKPPRVELKGTNPFTNTALKEDQKLLKEAFESQKEEAISKELAIELLESIYEIRQLEKEWRKEKGVATFSDVAKNVQQLLQEQPELVRLYQEQFIEVIVDEYQDVNDLQENILSTISRGDNYFMVGDAKQSIYQFRKANPHNFIAKRTLYLEDQQKGKVISLRDNFRSRKEVLDFANAVFEKTMTDAFGGISYDEKEALRAGATYSQSWDATTEWLTCEEIKIPEEWQETIEESKELQDAFFQEGKLDEKKLQAHLIAQSIQEQLGKEIYIQGKEENHPLSYHDIAILSRSNVGLSIVENILAKYKIPTVRSKNMNYFQAIEVQQVLALLEIIENPYQNIPFVAVLRSPFVGMKEQELMDLRHYQKEEGKQSIYLQAKVWAEKDERLAQFLEQLSFWQQRKRNISVRELLWDIYEQTQIVTYQLAFDNGEQRQRNLSLLYEQAEAFEALEYRGLSSFLRYVRRLVKNNKELEGIQKENAVILQTIHGSKGLEYPFVYLYQMDQSLQLKNNKDLVIFSNKNHLGLKYRQISDFAKEKEQLPYQKTIRNYTYQAVAEEAKKEYLEEELRILYVAITRAREKLFVVGFGKETEIEARETISLPLEKNNSFMNWILAASSATYHFPWKKNEQEIEQIFRNFWEQKQKKLEFITTVEPAKEKAAEKTWQEVEAVLQQKYHYEAQTEIQSYQSVSHLKHEFSDPDIVQLEEQGASFFKEKSTNWKQPNWQESQKEVTRAQLGSAMHLLLQYLDWTKDITLDTFIELSNELVHKGKLDLLVAQKLDYTTLLKFVHSPLGQFFKEHHAHLYCEQAFSGLFPVEKEDVLVHGIIDGYIVLEDWVLLYDYKTNLRRKYERKDTFKKRMKDEYYGQLRLYAKALQGTYPEKKIVPILILLSENDWLLIEE; encoded by the coding sequence ATGGCTGAAGTACATTATACTGAAGAACAAAAAAGAATTATTGAACATGAAGGGAATAATTTACTTGTTTCTGCTTCGGCAGGCTCAGGGAAAACGATGGTATTAATTGAGCATATTTTATTTTTAATCCAAGAAAAAAAAGTATCTCTCGATCAATTACTCGTTGTAACTTTTACCAATGATGCTGCCAATGAGATGAAACAGCGCTTAAAATCATTATTACAAAAAGCAATTCAAAAAGAAAAAGAGAAAGAGCAGAAGCGTTGGTTGCAAGACCAACTAGTAAAATTACCTAGCGCGATGATTTGTACGATTGATAGTTTTTGTTTACAAGTCTTACAAAAATATTATTATTTATTAGAATTAGATCCCAAAATTCAATTATTAACCGAAAAAGTGGAACAAATGGAGATGCAAGAAGAAACGTTCGATACTTGGTTTGAAGAACAAGTTCGATTACAAAAGCATCCTTTACTATTCCAACAATTCCAAGATTTAGCTGCTCTACAGAGAGTATTTGTTATGGCAAATCAAGAGCTAGATGCAACTGCTGATGAAGAAGCGTTATATCAACAATGGTTGTATTGGTTTGATCATAAAGAAGAATATTACCAACAAAAATTATTATCTATCGCCAAAGAAATGTCTTTCTTTTTGAGTGATAACGCTTTTGCAATAGAAGGTACTTCTTTTTTTGAAAAAGGAACAGAAATTTATCAACAATTTTGTCAAGCGTTAGAGGGGAAACAAGCTTGGTCAGAAGTTCCTAAAGGACTGCGAAAGCCACCTAGAGTAGAACTGAAAGGTACAAATCCTTTTACCAATACTGCACTAAAAGAAGACCAAAAGCTACTAAAAGAAGCATTTGAATCTCAAAAAGAAGAAGCAATTAGTAAAGAATTGGCCATTGAATTATTAGAAAGTATTTATGAAATTCGCCAATTAGAAAAAGAATGGCGCAAAGAAAAGGGAGTAGCTACCTTTAGTGATGTGGCTAAAAACGTTCAACAATTATTACAAGAACAACCCGAATTAGTTCGTTTATATCAAGAACAATTCATTGAAGTGATTGTGGATGAATATCAAGATGTGAACGACCTACAAGAAAATATTTTATCAACGATTAGTCGAGGAGATAATTATTTCATGGTGGGAGATGCTAAACAAAGTATCTATCAATTCCGAAAAGCGAATCCACATAATTTTATCGCTAAACGGACTTTATATTTAGAAGATCAGCAAAAAGGAAAAGTAATTTCTTTACGAGATAATTTCCGTTCTCGTAAAGAAGTTCTTGATTTTGCAAATGCGGTATTTGAAAAAACGATGACAGATGCTTTTGGTGGTATTTCTTATGATGAAAAAGAGGCTTTACGGGCAGGAGCTACTTATTCACAAAGCTGGGATGCTACGACCGAATGGTTAACCTGTGAAGAAATAAAAATACCAGAAGAATGGCAAGAAACGATAGAAGAATCCAAAGAATTGCAAGATGCGTTCTTCCAAGAAGGAAAATTGGATGAAAAGAAATTACAAGCACATCTAATTGCTCAATCCATTCAAGAACAATTAGGAAAAGAAATTTATATTCAAGGAAAAGAAGAAAATCATCCTCTTTCTTACCATGATATTGCGATTTTAAGTCGTAGCAATGTGGGATTAAGCATTGTAGAAAATATTTTAGCCAAATATAAAATTCCTACGGTTCGTAGTAAAAATATGAATTATTTCCAAGCCATTGAAGTGCAACAAGTACTAGCATTATTAGAAATTATTGAAAATCCCTACCAAAATATCCCATTTGTAGCGGTATTGCGTTCGCCTTTTGTCGGAATGAAGGAACAAGAATTAATGGATTTGCGTCACTATCAAAAAGAAGAAGGAAAGCAAAGTATTTATTTGCAAGCAAAAGTATGGGCTGAAAAAGATGAACGTTTAGCTCAATTTTTGGAACAATTATCCTTTTGGCAACAAAGAAAAAGAAATATCTCTGTTCGAGAGTTATTATGGGATATTTATGAACAAACGCAAATTGTCACTTATCAACTAGCTTTTGATAATGGAGAACAAAGACAGAGAAATTTATCTTTACTTTATGAACAAGCAGAAGCCTTTGAAGCTTTGGAATATCGAGGGTTGTCATCTTTTTTACGATATGTCCGTCGTTTAGTAAAAAATAATAAAGAACTAGAAGGCATTCAAAAAGAAAATGCAGTTATTTTGCAGACCATTCATGGAAGTAAAGGATTAGAATATCCCTTTGTTTATTTATATCAAATGGATCAAAGTTTACAGCTAAAAAATAATAAAGATTTAGTGATTTTTAGTAATAAAAATCATTTAGGATTAAAGTATCGTCAAATTTCTGACTTTGCTAAAGAAAAAGAACAGCTCCCTTATCAAAAGACAATTCGTAATTATACGTATCAAGCAGTAGCCGAAGAAGCGAAAAAAGAATATTTAGAAGAGGAGTTGCGTATTTTATATGTAGCCATTACTCGTGCGAGAGAAAAGTTATTTGTCGTTGGTTTTGGGAAAGAAACAGAAATTGAAGCAAGAGAAACGATTTCCTTACCTTTAGAAAAAAATAATTCCTTTATGAATTGGATCTTAGCTGCATCTAGTGCGACTTATCATTTTCCTTGGAAGAAAAATGAGCAAGAAATAGAGCAAATTTTTAGAAATTTTTGGGAACAAAAACAAAAGAAACTCGAGTTTATTACTACCGTTGAGCCAGCAAAAGAAAAAGCAGCAGAAAAAACTTGGCAAGAAGTAGAAGCTGTATTGCAACAAAAATATCATTATGAAGCACAAACAGAGATTCAAAGTTATCAATCTGTTTCTCATTTAAAACATGAATTTAGCGATCCTGATATTGTTCAATTAGAGGAACAAGGAGCTTCTTTCTTTAAAGAAAAAAGTACAAATTGGAAACAACCTAATTGGCAGGAAAGTCAAAAAGAAGTGACAAGAGCTCAATTGGGAAGCGCGATGCACTTACTTTTACAATATTTAGATTGGACAAAAGATATTACATTAGATACTTTCATTGAGCTAAGTAATGAATTAGTACATAAAGGAAAATTAGATCTTCTCGTCGCACAAAAACTAGATTATACTACTTTATTAAAATTCGTTCATAGTCCATTAGGGCAATTTTTTAAAGAACACCACGCTCATTTATATTGTGAACAAGCATTTTCAGGTCTTTTTCCTGTAGAAAAAGAGGATGTTTTAGTTCACGGAATTATTGATGGTTATATCGTCTTAGAAGATTGGGTGTTATTATATGATTATAAGACGAACTTGCGCCGTAAGTATGAACGTAAAGATACATTTAAAAAACGAATGAAAGATGAATATTACGGACAGTTACGCTTATATGCGAAGGCGTTACAGGGTACATATCCAGAAAAGAAAATTGTACCCATCCTGATTTTATTATCAGAAAATGATTGGCTATTAATAGAAGAATAG
- a CDS encoding PD-(D/E)XK nuclease family protein yields the protein MSLLYIYGDRSHQHLQMMMQEKEKFCGAKAWLQEKEHQVCFLVPNNLKFEGEVAILQEYAQGESYDFISNLSLSVFSFERLAWYLLEEDHTPKISQSGLQMLLRKQMLEIEKDTTEDKYTHLKPLFNKKGFIEKVLDLFLEWIEGQLTPELLLDYLSLAEEASLNEETLKELIYLYQNFLQVSQGYSFNNHQLLAQLKEYLQTHSLNHYQFYVYGFQRFTAEELEILSLLAKRSQLIVSVISPDHPLTGSMSSLYESQKQLAKRLAILAEEPYPLCFLAPKEEYPLASMSQVWQTFDEGKTSNYSLPQSVMLWKAEDELAEVEQVARTIYQLVREENYRYRDITIFTRNLEGYHSHFAPIFHKYQIPYHLGESQNMAHHSLTILLESLFKIEQYPHQAQFVFDFLKTGLVRPTYEEIWSEQEKEQYEKDQQTQALEEYQAAFTMEEEKEEVQNRELTDFVSFEEWSQWISLAEIFMETSGYDGRDWQKEEFPYRGSQLKEGDEKAIAKLTEAITYVARFVRQLLADIHQIFAEKNTYREVLQALYQQLLSWHVLEELQKEEVDKNEEVWNQFVALVEEMNQLLGAYPYQKEENLFFELFIEGLRSRTYSSIPNTVDEVHIADIMRPRMVKTKVCFIIGGDELHLPKVMSNDTLLSDEERMHLTTYLEDYPQCYLGKDTITMMNHEYYHAYLAMTTAKEKLYLSYAQSKGEMSPYYQWMKELGVETKSIFLFPQNGTFQKEYLANGQQNNAVALTLYRKEQTGIFPLDPTWQKCLTSCQQKFPTLWQGLFLENQAESLRKDQIFDYYDEPFGKEHQFITSVSQLSGYLTCPYRYYLQKGLQLEPLEEYQPDYRMHGNFLHEALDVLMKELRQRKQNFHVLSTQELYDLCQSVLKELEGEKIYSVYQANEKNRFENQQLKRLFQNVCAILHYEMEIQEDIQYEDSLTEIRFVPERDKIYPNQLIAPNLSIHTEDETGKEVPITIGLKGRIDRLDLLKVGKERYYQLLDYKSKAKKLRANGVDVGDALQLLTYIAVLQENQEALRQAFSLPKEEVEEIHLDGAYFVPLENNDLQEKDQIKISSQIRWEGIALKEGLPKEKEVYHLLGSPKKEYAAGLTEEQMTQLVEKNKADIKQAVQNIYDGDCSIRPRNEKSCQHCPFHSICQFSTETNQYQKGSSVQNVDELFEKLKKGKE from the coding sequence ATGAGCTTACTTTATATTTATGGAGATCGTAGTCATCAGCACTTACAAATGATGATGCAAGAAAAAGAGAAATTTTGTGGTGCAAAAGCATGGTTACAAGAAAAAGAGCATCAAGTCTGTTTTCTTGTTCCCAATAATTTGAAATTTGAAGGAGAAGTAGCGATTTTACAAGAGTATGCACAAGGAGAATCCTACGATTTTATTAGTAACCTTTCTCTTTCTGTTTTCAGTTTTGAGCGTTTAGCATGGTATTTGTTGGAAGAAGATCATACACCAAAAATTTCGCAAAGTGGATTACAAATGTTATTGCGAAAACAAATGTTAGAGATTGAAAAAGATACGACAGAGGATAAGTATACCCACTTAAAGCCATTATTTAATAAGAAAGGATTTATTGAAAAAGTATTAGACCTTTTTTTAGAATGGATAGAAGGTCAATTAACTCCAGAATTACTTTTGGACTATCTTTCTCTAGCGGAAGAAGCATCTTTGAATGAAGAAACGCTGAAGGAATTAATCTATTTATATCAAAATTTTTTACAAGTAAGTCAAGGATATTCATTTAATAATCACCAATTATTAGCGCAATTAAAAGAATATTTACAAACACATTCTTTAAATCATTACCAGTTTTATGTTTATGGATTTCAGCGTTTTACCGCAGAAGAACTAGAAATTCTATCTTTACTGGCAAAACGCTCTCAATTAATCGTCAGTGTTATCAGTCCAGATCATCCATTGACAGGAAGTATGAGTTCATTATATGAGAGTCAAAAACAATTAGCCAAACGTTTAGCTATTCTGGCAGAAGAACCTTATCCATTATGCTTTTTAGCGCCAAAAGAGGAATATCCATTAGCCTCAATGTCACAAGTGTGGCAAACGTTTGATGAGGGAAAAACTTCTAATTATTCTTTACCTCAATCGGTAATGTTATGGAAAGCAGAGGATGAATTAGCAGAGGTAGAGCAAGTAGCACGAACAATCTATCAACTGGTTCGAGAAGAGAACTATCGCTATCGAGACATTACGATTTTTACTCGTAATTTAGAAGGATATCATTCACATTTTGCGCCTATTTTTCATAAATATCAAATTCCATATCATCTAGGAGAATCGCAAAATATGGCGCACCACTCTTTAACGATTTTATTGGAATCTTTATTTAAAATCGAACAATACCCACATCAGGCACAGTTTGTTTTTGACTTTCTAAAAACAGGTTTAGTTCGTCCAACCTATGAAGAAATTTGGTCTGAGCAAGAAAAAGAACAATATGAAAAAGACCAGCAAACGCAAGCTCTAGAAGAATATCAAGCAGCGTTCACAATGGAAGAAGAAAAAGAAGAAGTTCAAAACCGGGAATTAACAGATTTTGTTTCGTTTGAGGAATGGTCCCAATGGATTTCTCTTGCAGAAATTTTTATGGAAACAAGTGGGTATGATGGAAGAGATTGGCAAAAAGAAGAATTCCCTTACCGTGGGAGCCAATTAAAAGAAGGGGATGAAAAAGCGATTGCTAAATTAACAGAAGCCATAACTTATGTAGCACGTTTTGTTCGTCAATTGTTAGCAGACATCCATCAAATTTTTGCAGAGAAAAATACCTATCGTGAAGTATTACAAGCTTTGTATCAACAACTACTTTCTTGGCACGTTCTAGAAGAATTACAAAAAGAAGAAGTAGATAAAAATGAAGAAGTGTGGAATCAATTTGTCGCTTTAGTAGAAGAAATGAATCAATTATTAGGAGCTTATCCTTATCAAAAAGAAGAGAATCTCTTTTTTGAATTATTTATCGAAGGACTAAGAAGTAGAACCTATTCTTCGATTCCAAATACAGTAGATGAAGTACATATTGCCGATATTATGCGTCCTAGAATGGTAAAAACAAAAGTTTGCTTTATTATCGGTGGAGATGAATTGCATTTACCAAAAGTGATGAGTAATGATACGTTACTTAGCGATGAAGAACGAATGCATTTAACTACGTATTTAGAAGATTATCCACAGTGCTACTTGGGTAAAGATACGATTACGATGATGAATCATGAATATTATCATGCCTATTTAGCAATGACTACCGCTAAAGAAAAATTATATTTAAGCTATGCTCAAAGTAAAGGAGAAATGTCTCCTTATTATCAATGGATGAAAGAATTAGGAGTAGAAACTAAATCTATCTTTTTATTCCCACAAAATGGTACCTTCCAAAAAGAATATTTAGCCAATGGGCAACAAAATAATGCGGTCGCTCTTACTTTATATCGTAAAGAACAAACAGGAATTTTTCCTTTAGATCCAACTTGGCAAAAATGTTTAACTTCTTGTCAACAAAAATTTCCAACTCTTTGGCAAGGTCTGTTTTTAGAAAATCAAGCCGAGTCTTTACGTAAAGATCAAATCTTTGATTATTATGATGAACCATTTGGTAAAGAACATCAGTTTATTACATCAGTAAGTCAATTGAGTGGATATTTAACCTGTCCTTATCGCTATTATTTACAAAAAGGATTACAGTTAGAACCACTAGAAGAATATCAACCAGATTATCGGATGCATGGAAACTTTTTACACGAAGCATTAGATGTTTTAATGAAAGAATTACGTCAAAGAAAACAAAATTTCCATGTTTTATCTACGCAAGAATTATATGATTTATGTCAATCGGTGTTAAAAGAATTAGAGGGAGAAAAGATATATTCTGTCTATCAAGCAAATGAAAAGAATCGCTTTGAAAATCAACAATTAAAACGATTGTTCCAAAATGTCTGTGCGATTTTACATTATGAAATGGAAATACAAGAAGATATTCAATATGAAGACTCCTTAACCGAGATTCGTTTTGTGCCAGAACGAGACAAAATCTATCCTAATCAATTGATAGCTCCTAATTTAAGCATTCACACAGAAGATGAAACTGGAAAAGAAGTACCTATTACTATTGGTTTAAAAGGACGAATTGACCGGTTAGATTTATTAAAAGTCGGCAAAGAAAGATATTATCAATTGCTAGATTATAAATCAAAAGCTAAAAAATTAAGAGCGAATGGTGTCGATGTTGGGGATGCTTTACAATTATTGACTTATATTGCAGTATTGCAAGAAAACCAAGAAGCTCTCCGTCAAGCTTTTTCGTTACCAAAAGAAGAGGTCGAGGAAATTCATTTAGATGGTGCATATTTTGTTCCTTTAGAAAATAACGATTTACAAGAAAAAGATCAGATTAAGATTAGTTCACAAATTCGTTGGGAGGGAATTGCTTTAAAAGAAGGACTACCTAAAGAAAAAGAAGTATATCATTTATTGGGAAGCCCAAAAAAGGAATATGCCGCTGGATTAACGGAAGAGCAAATGACACAATTAGTGGAAAAAAATAAAGCAGATATTAAACAAGCAGTACAAAATATTTATGATGGAGACTGCTCGATTCGTCCTCGTAATGAAAAGAGTTGTCAACATTGTCCATTCCATAGTATTTGTCAGTTTTCAACAGAAACGAATCAATATCAAAAAGGAAGTTCGGTCCAAAATGTCGACGAACTTTTTGAAAAATTGAAGAAAGGAAAAGAGTAA
- the lepB gene encoding signal peptidase I, translating into MAQKEKKESGWIGTLVYCAIIILIVVLLRTFVFSPMKISGHSMDPTLHDGERVISVKLAKVKRFDIVTLKAPDDPDKDYVKRVIGLPGDTIKMQNDTLYINGKKYNEPYLDDFKKLMKKGTLASQYEPMFQPEVENAKHFTENFSLQTLASTKGAIKVPKDTYFVMGDNRLISKDSRMLGFIPKKNILGVVEFVYWPLKDIGFVH; encoded by the coding sequence TTGGCACAAAAAGAGAAAAAAGAATCTGGCTGGATAGGGACTCTTGTTTATTGTGCAATTATTATATTAATTGTCGTTTTATTACGTACTTTTGTCTTTAGTCCGATGAAAATTTCTGGTCATTCAATGGATCCAACATTACATGATGGTGAGCGTGTAATTTCTGTCAAATTAGCAAAAGTAAAACGATTTGATATTGTTACATTGAAAGCACCAGATGATCCAGATAAAGATTATGTCAAACGAGTCATTGGTTTACCAGGAGATACAATTAAAATGCAAAATGATACATTGTATATCAACGGTAAAAAATATAATGAACCTTATTTAGATGATTTTAAAAAATTAATGAAAAAAGGGACATTAGCTAGTCAATATGAACCAATGTTCCAACCAGAAGTAGAGAATGCCAAACATTTTACTGAGAATTTTTCATTACAAACGTTAGCTTCCACAAAAGGAGCAATTAAAGTTCCAAAAGATACTTATTTTGTGATGGGAGATAATCGTCTAATCTCAAAAGATAGTCGAATGTTAGGTTTTATTCCGAAAAAGAATATTTTAGGAGTTGTAGAATTTGTCTACTGGCCATTAAAAGATATTGGTTTTGTCCATTAA